ATCCGCGCCGACCTGCCGAGCTACGCGATCGCCAAGCACAAGGTGCAGCTCACCGACGACCTCGACGCCGACGCCCTCCTCGGGGCGCTCGCCGCGCGCTACGCCGGCGGCCGGGTCTCGACCGAGGACGGCGTGAAGGTGAATCTCGATGAGGGCTGGGCGCACGTCCGCAC
The sequence above is drawn from the Bacteroidota bacterium genome and encodes:
- a CDS encoding phosphoglucosamine mutase gives rise to the protein IRADLPSYAIAKHKVQLTDDLDADALLGALAARYAGGRVSTEDGVKVNLDEGWAHVRTSNTEPILRVYTEAASPEAADALAERFEGELLEGS